The DNA region cgaagaatcGGAATTCGGCAGTGGCTTTAAGAAATCCTTTTGATTCGCAGCATCCATAGGTTGGTTCGTCCGAGGGTAGCCGATCCTCCAGCGGTTCCTTGGCACCTCCACCAACTGATGTTGCTGCTCCGGCCAGCTTTCGACAATTGGTCGTCAGCGCGGCAATGTCTACACCATCAATCCGATCAAAGGCCTCTTCCGCCTGGAAAAAGATCACCGTCGGAACGGCATCGATCTGTTTGAGCGCCACCTCGGACAGTTCCTCCACCGGAACGTCCACGAACTGAACCGCGGAAAACTGCCTGGCCAGTTCCGTCATCACCGCGAGAATCTGCTTGCACTGTTCCGCCCAGTCAGCGGAAAACAACATCACGGTTAGGGCTGGCGTGCTGATGAGTTTGTTGTACTGGTCGACACTGGTCACGATCGTGTTGGCCATGCTGCTGCTTGTGGAACCTAGCTGACGGAGCGGCGCGGAGAAAAGGGAGGAGCTGCCCGGCCGGATAATCTCTGGGGTAGTTTCGGGAGGAAAAACAAGCTGTGCGCCAGCGACGAGAGTTTTCCAGACGAAATCGCATCGCAAAGAAGTGGCACACACGAGGGTAAGCACTCAGATTTGGAGATTTCGGTTCTTGTCCATAACATTTGATGGGAAGAATCGTCTAAAACAAATATTCACCAGAGAAGCGACaaagaaaaacaactttttggaACAGTCCGCGGACTTTTTTTTGCGATAGTGGGTGACAGCCACAAGTCAGGGCCACAATTTTCACCACTTGGAATATTCAGCTATGGTTACCATGGCAGTTTTAGTTTTCACCACTGGGTTTGGGACATTCATAACGTacgttaacattttttttcaataattttttttagtaatagtaatagtaattttatttgacaacgatatcctgttagttagACTTTTTATCAGGGCACAACACGAATTTATGAGGAAATTTGTATTGTCTTGCTTTctttttcaaaaggccctatgtACACAGGTATTCTAGATAtccagagcaacatttgaaaggggcggtacgacattgctcttacggcctttcattacacgcgtttaaatgggacgaaaggccgtaagagcaatgtcgtaccgcccctttcaaatgttgctccagatatctagagttttttttaataagtcctataaacatatccagagtttgttttgaaaaggtcctataatctATTGTCTTtcttatgtttataggacctaatcaaaaaaatgtcgagatatgaaagacaatagcttataggaccatttaaaaaaaactatagatatgaagttggaacattacccagtcaactcaatctaagttccgtgtacgtaccggttgttgcgtttgaaacggaatgcgtaaacgattcgaattgaattccgtttcagaattctgaaacggaattcgatTCGATTCGAATCGTTTTCGTATTCTGTTTCAAATGCTACAACCGTTTGAAtcggaatacgtaaacgattcgaattgaattccgtttcagaattccgattgagttgactgggtctGACCGAGGTGTGTTTAAAAAACCACTCGACAGTGTTAGCGCAGCtgaacattcgaaaatcacCACCAAAAAGGATAataattactaaaatttacatGAACGTCATTAAgcgtgtttgttttgatttgtttctcGCAAAATTCTACTAGTTTTATCGCCTACTACGATCTTGCAGTTTTTATCCGAATGTTTGCGGAACTTCCGCAACAAGCCGTTCCCGACGCGGGCCAAGATGCACGACGGTGTTGTTCTTCGACTGAATGACTTACAACAATCAGTAGGTACTACGAGATGTGCTTCCGGGCGGAGAACATGGTGCTGCCGAAGAACGGTCACGGCTTGTTCCACTTTCTGATGACTTCACTGCAGCATGCACATTCAGAGCCAGGGCGCGGAGGAGGTTCCGGCCGATGAAGATCAGGGCAAGTTGAAGCAGGAATTCCAGGATACCAGAAGAAGCCGGAACAGCAGAAGAAAGACCGCTAGGGACTTCTGGACAAGCTGCCGAAGGCGATTTGAAGAATCAGTTCAAGGATCACAACGCTCGCGAGCTCCGTCAGATTTGGGAAGCTCAAACGGCCACGCACGACCAGCTCAGAACGCTGAGCAGCAAGTTGAATAAAATGCACAACTTGGTCAACAAAATGCATGACGGAATGAATCAGGTGAAGCAGGGCGTGGCGAACGTTCAGCAGAGGTTGGTATCGGTTCCTTTTTGTTTTTGGAGTTCAGCTTATTTTATGTTTCCTTAAGGAAGCAACAGCCGCAAGCACAATCCAACGTGCAATGCCAGAGCGGCATCGCAATGATGCACCTGTTGGTGTTAGTCGGGTAAAACATGTATCGGTGAGTAGTAACTTGCTATACttctaaacaaaaatataagtatacttatcaaaattctcattttttcagCGGTAGCAGAGACGCCCAGGCGAAGAATTTCTACTAGACACTACGCCAAGGACGACCGCGTCCCGATATTCCAGCTGATTCAAGGAACAAAAACACCCTGGCCGACGAAGACAATTTGCTCTAGTTGGCGGTCGGTTTCGAACCGTGGCACGATTATTAGGCTCCGAACTGCCTTCCCAGTGTAACCCGTAATTTTTTGAGCGCAACAAGACTGGTAAGCTAAATCGTAGAATTAATGGAGGAACATTGTTTTACTCTGCTTTATTTTTCAGATTTGCAGAGGACTTTCAAGCGCTCGCTCATCGCGACAGTTTTCTGCAAGCGTTCCAGGCACGGACCGTCACATCAATCCTAACAGACCTACCTTTGGTTAACCGATGACCTTTGGAATAAACTGTAAGTAGAAGACCTTTTTTATAAACACAGTTAGCTTTCCTATAATATCTTCCACAAAAAGCATTACAGTGAGATACGATCATATTCAAGTGTTAGTTTGAGTGACCAAAAATGGTTTCATCACTTTTTCAAGCCTCGTTGAATTTAGATTTTGATATGTTGTCTAAAGCTCTGACTTGTATTGTTTTTAGCACTTAGAATGCatgcttttgttttgtttgagctaaaatcaaatcaatacaAAACCTTAAGCAtgtgttttgaaaatgctaCGGGCCAATACAAATCGCGatgcttttgaaaattacatcagaatctagattcaacggggtaaaaaaatttaccgctttcttaaatttacgtagatttcatcgtaaatttacatgttttgaagTACCTTTTAGTTCGGCTCATTTACGTTGGATgtcatgtaaatttaaaatgaaactcatttaaattagcatcattaatgacgtgcacttttggtacatcataaatgatgtaaatttaccggattatttttttctgtgtagaaggAGGAAGTGGTTCCGCGCCTGTTGCCAATTATTGAAAAGGCTAAGCCCGAACCCATCCCCGGAGTAGATTCAAAATCCGACAATTCGGGCGCCCATTTGCAGTAGTGGCGGTCCTTGTAAAGATCCCGAATCGACAGAGAATCCTTCGCCAAAAATGTAATCCGGTGGCGGATGGACCGGATGGACGCTTGGTAAGTTTGGTGGTTTTCGGTTATGTTTGGTTCAGTGCGCTGATTCTGATATTTTTTCTAGTCTGTAATTCCAACGTCAAAACAGAACCTGCAGCAGTCATTTTCGAATCTAAACCTGGCGGATGGTAATCGAGTCGGAGACACCTCCAGCAACAACACCACTAGCAACAGTTCTACCACAGACACGGTTCTACGATCGCGGAGCCCAAGTTGACGCTAGCGGCAGCGGCCGCGTCCGACGTCGAATCGTGTTTTTGGCGTTTTTGGTGGAAGTAGCAGTGGAAGCTCGAAAAGTAGTGATTTAAGCAGCAGCTAAAGTTCGAGCACGAGTGGCGGAGGTGGAGGCAGCACTACGAATACGACCAGTAACAACAGCAGTGGTCCGGTAGTAACTGTTAGTTGCTCCAACGGCGGCCACGGCTGGTGTAAATATATAACTCgcatagcagcagcagcagcacccgcCGTAACTAACATTCTCGCTCTTCTTCGTGTTTGTACACTTTTCAGACGCCGAACTAGCCGATCTGTCGCGAATCTTTTGCGAGGTCATGAACCACTTTCGGTTGGACTTATTTCCCACGCCCAGGTGCACCAGCAGGAGTCCAACTCACTAAGCCCAAGGCCGCCAAAATCATCGCTTGCCCAAACATTAAACAAGAGTTGTTGGAGTGCACGACACGCTTGGACGAGCAATTGCTCAATGCTCAACATTGAAGACTCGGAGAACGAAACCGTGTTAGAGTGCGTCGATGGAATCTACCCCACGCTGACCGAGAGTCGCTCGAGACGTTTAACTCGGAAGACGTTTTGGTGGTGGCGGCAGATGGATCGCGGGATACCATCTACAACTACGAGTGGGGAGTGTATCGACGAGGTAATCCACGCGCTCAACGGCTGCAAATCAACACTGT from Culex quinquefasciatus strain JHB chromosome 3, VPISU_Cqui_1.0_pri_paternal, whole genome shotgun sequence includes:
- the LOC6049458 gene encoding glutaredoxin 3, translated to MANTIVTSVDQYNKLISTPALTVMLFSADWAEQCKQILAVMTELARQFSAVQFVDVPVEELSEVALKQIDAVPTVIFFQAEEAFDRIDGVDIAALTTNCRKLAGAATSVGGGAKEPLEDRLPSDEPTYGCCESKGFLKATAEFRFFVVVVGDSSSLSRLVVWYRGISTI